From the Neoarius graeffei isolate fNeoGra1 chromosome 1, fNeoGra1.pri, whole genome shotgun sequence genome, one window contains:
- the d2hgdh gene encoding D-2-hydroxyglutarate dehydrogenase, mitochondrial, whose translation MVVFRRVQPFHKLQFVSRWLKPQTCSVTAPKTVPERIQQRHAHDAAPTRRPFSRVTPDDISFFSELLPGRTITDPDVLESCNVDWLKAVKGSSEVLLRPKTTEEVSQILRYCNERNLAVSPQGGNTGLVGGSVPVFDEIILSTSLMNQVLTFDSILGILTCQAGCVLESLSQYVEERDFIMPLDLGAKGSCHIGGNVSTNAGGLRLLRYGSLRGTVLGLEVVLADGRVLDCLAKLRKDNTGYDMKQLFIGSEGTLGVITAVSVLCPRKPKSVNVAFLGCSSFQNLLETFQVCCRMLGEILSAFEFLDASCMSLVEKHLKLANPITESPFYIVLETAGSNAAHDAEKLHDFLEKVTASSLVADGTVVTEEAKIKALWSIRERITEALRHDGYTYKYDISLPLEKIYDLVTDMRAHLGNRAKNVVGYGHVGDGNLHLNVVSPCKDAALLAAIEPYVYEWTRKWQGSISAEHGLGLKKRNYIYYSKSQETVRLMRDFKNMLDPKGILNPYKTLPDEVR comes from the exons ATGGTGGTGTTTCGGAGAGTTCAACCGTTCCACAAACTGCAGTTTGTATCCAGGTGGCTAAAGCCACAAACCTGCAGTGTGACCGCACCCAAAACTGTTCCAG AAAGGATCCAGCAACGACATGCACACGATGCTGCTCCGACTCGGCGACCTTTCTCCCGAGTTACACCTGATGACATCAGCTTCTTCAGTGAACTTCTCCCAGGAAGAACCATCACAGACCCGGACGTGTTGGAGTCCTGTAACGTCGACTGGCTCAAGGCAGTGAAAG GTAGTAGTGAGGTTCTGTTACGGCCCAAGACGACAGAAGAGGTCTCTCAGATCCTCAG GTACTGCAATGAGAGGAACCTGGCTGTGAGTCCTCAGGGTGGAAACACAGGGCTGGTGGGAGGCAGCGTTCCCGTGTTCGACGAGATCATCCTCTCCACTTCACTTATGAACCAAGTCCTCACCTTTGACAGCATCTTGG GGATTTTGACCTGCCAGGCGGGCTGCGTGTTGGAGAGCCTGTCTCAGTACGTGGAAGAGCGTGACTTCATTATGCCTCTGGATTTGGGGGCAAAGGGCAGCTGCCACATCGGCGGCAACGTGTCTACCAATGCGGGCGGACTTCGCTTACTGCGCTACGGCTCCCTCCGAGGGACAGTTCTGGGCCTGGAAGTG GTGCTGGCTGACGGCAGGGTTTTGGACTGTCTGGCAAAACTGCGGAAAGACAACACGGGCTATGATATGAAGCAGCTCTTCATCGGTTCTGAAGGAACGCTTGGGGTGATCACTGCCGTGTCCGTCCTCTGTCCTCGGAAACCCAAATCTGTAAACGTGGCCTTCTTAG GCTGCTCAAGCTTCCAGAACCTTCTGGAGACGTTTCAGGTTTGCTGCAGGATGCTGGGAGAAATCCTCTCGGCTTTTGAGTTCCTAGACGCCTCCTGCATGAGCCTTGTGGAGAAACATCTCAAGCTTGCCAACCCCATCACTG AGAGCCCTTTCTACATCGTCCTAGAGACGGCTGGATCCAACGCGGCACACGATGCGGAGAAACTGCACGACTTCCTAGAAAAGGTCACGGCGTCTTCACTGGTTGCAGATGGTACCGTTGTAACAGAGGAGGCTAAAATAAAG GCGCTTTGGTCTATAAGAGAGAGGATCACCGAGGCTCTAAGGCACGATGGATACACGTACAAATACGACATCTCTCTTCCCTTGGAGAAAATCTACGATCTCGTCACCGACATGAGAGCGCACCTCGGAAACCGAGCAAAGAACGTAGTGGGCTACGGCCATGTCG GTGACGGCAACCTTCATTTGAACGTCGTGTCTCCCTGTAAAGACGCAGCACTTCTGGCAGCCATCGAGCCATACGTGTACGAGTGGACACGGAAATGGCAGGGAAGCATCAGCGCCGAGCACGGCCTCGGGCTCAAGAAGAGAAACTACATCTACTACAGTAAATCTCAGGAAACTGTACGCCTCATGAGGGACTTTAAGAACATGCTGGACCCCAAAGGGATTCTCAATCCATATAAGACACTTCCTGATGAGGTCCGCTGA
- the acvr1l gene encoding activin receptor type-1 has protein sequence MGHRCARVLFLVLLLALQTLAEDVSIECVCMGSNCMAQQCKGDQCYSSVTVRDGVRSFQRGCLIGPDSRSLTCSASPSTSHVIECCARPMCNANASQDSLVQLLLRNPEGEPMRYNVETLVLLVLVPFAVLALLALLAVPVCRRLHPRQLERLHEFDTEQGAIDGLIASNVGDSTLADLLDHSCTSGSGSGLPFLVQRTVARQISLVECVGKGRYGEVWRGQWQGENVAVKIFSSRDEKSWFRETEIYNTVLLRHENILGFMASDMTSRNSSTQLWLITHYHEHGSLYDYLQRTAVSASDALNMAASVASGLVHLHAEILGTEGKPAIAHRDLKSKNILVKKDMHCCIADLGLAVTHTQADNQLDVGNNPKVGTKRYMAPEVLDETIQMDCFDAYKRVDIWAFGLVLWEVARRTYSNGIVEDYKPPFYDLVPNDPSFEDMRKVVCVEQQRPFIPNRWFSDPTLSALVKLMKECWYQNPSARLTVLRIKKTLDKILSSLEKGKPEC, from the exons ATGGGTCACCGCTGCGCCCGGGTCCTTTTCCTCGTGCTGCTCTTGGCGTTGCAGACGTTAGCTGAAG ATGTCTCCAtcgagtgtgtgtgcatgggcaGTAACTGCATGGCACAGCAGTGTAAAGGCGATCAGTGCTATTCCTCCGTGACCGTCAGAGATGGCGTGCGCTCATTCCAGCGCGGCTGCCTGATTGGCCCCGACAGCAGGAGCTTGACCTGCTCGGCTTCTCCTTCGACCAGTCACGTGATCGAATGCTGCGCTCGGCCCATGTGCAACGCCAACGCCTCACAGGACTCGCTCGTTCAGCTGTTGCTCAGAA ATCCAGAAGGAGAACCCATGCGGTACAATGTGGAGACCCTGGTACTGTTGGTCCTGGTTCCTTTTGCTGTGTTGGCACTGCTCGCCCTGCTGGCTGTGCCCGTGTGCCGGCGCCTGCACCCACGCCAACTGGAGCGACTGCACGAGTTCGACACGGAGCAGGGAGCCATTGACGGCCTCATCGCCTCCAACGTGGGCGACAGCACCCTGGCG GACCTCCTGGATCATTCCTGCACGTCAGGCAGTGGCTCAGGTCTGCCGTTCCTGGTGCAGAGGACAGTAGCGCGGCAGATCAGCCTGGTGGAATGTGTTG GGAAAGGACGGTATGGAGAGGTGTGGAGAGGACAGTGGCAGGGAGAGAATGTCGCCGTGAAAATTTTCTCCTCCAGGGATGAGAAGTCCTGGTTTCGGGAAACAGAAATCTACAACACGGTTCTGTTACGGCACGAAAATATATTAG GGTTCATGGCATCAGACATGACGTCACGCAACTCGAGCACACAGCTGTGGTTGATCACGCACTACCACGAGCACGGCTCGCTGTACGATTACCTGCAGCGCACCGCAGTGTCCGCGTCCGACGCCCTGAACATGGCCGCCTCGGTGGCCAGTGGCCTGGTGCACCTGCACGCCGAGATCCTGGGCACTGAGGGCAAGCCAGCCATCGCCCACCGGGACCTCAAGAGCAAAAACATCCTGGTGAAAAAGGACATGCACTGCTGCATTGCTGACCTTG gtctGGCAGTCACTCACACACAAGCAGACAATCAGCTTGATGTAGGTAACAACCCCAAAGTGGGCACTAAGCGCTACATGGCCCCCGAGGTGCTGGATGAGACGATTCAGATGGACTGCTTTGATGCCTATAAGAGAGTGGATATCTGGGCGTTTGGCTTGGTGCTCTGGGAGGTCGCCCGACGCACCTACAGTAACG GGATCGTGGAGGACTACAAGCCTCCGTTCTACGACCTGGTACCGAACGACCCCAGCTTTGAGGACATGCGCAAAGTGGTGTGTGTGGAACAGCAAAGACCCTTCATCCCCAATCGCTGGTTCTCTGATCCG ACACTCTCAGCCCTGGTGAAGCTGATGAAGGAGTGCTGGTACCAGAACCCATCGGCCCGCCTGACAGTGCTACGCATTAAAAAGACTCTGGATAAAATTCTCAGCTCGTTAGAAAAGGGAAAACCGGAGTGCTGA